The following proteins are co-located in the Imtechella halotolerans genome:
- a CDS encoding response regulator transcription factor → MNNLEKILVVEDDLLTMKILNFILKKEGFAVSSAKDGLDAIERIAVIQPDMVITDVMLPLKSGLEVTSYVKDNFPNIPVIVLSALGEEERTVTKAFELGADDFVAKPFNPNEFLLRVKRLLTKKNARIAV, encoded by the coding sequence ATGAACAACTTGGAAAAAATCCTCGTGGTTGAAGATGACCTACTCACCATGAAAATTCTCAATTTTATTCTTAAAAAGGAAGGTTTTGCTGTTTCATCTGCTAAAGATGGGTTGGATGCAATAGAGCGTATTGCTGTCATTCAGCCAGATATGGTGATTACCGATGTTATGTTGCCTTTGAAATCAGGTCTTGAAGTGACTAGTTACGTAAAGGATAATTTCCCTAACATCCCTGTTATAGTTTTGTCGGCTTTGGGTGAGGAAGAGAGGACGGTTACCAAGGCATTTGAATTAGGAGCAGATGATTTTGTAGCTAAACCATTTAATCCCAATGAGTTTTTATTGCGAGTTAAACGCTTGCTTACAAAGAAAAATGCACGAATAGCGGTTTAA